The following nucleotide sequence is from Wenzhouxiangella sp. XN24.
GGACTCGATCCTCGCGGCGGAGCCGGTGGCGGCCTGGGCGCCACCCGACGACCCCGCTTTGGCCTGACCGGCCCGCTTCCGCGTGGCCTAGCGGTGGTAGGCGGGACTCAGCTCGACCACCGCCTCGATCATCGCCCCGGCGTGCTCCGGCTTCACCTCGGGATGAATGCCGTGCCCCAGGTTGAAGACGTGGCCGGGACCGTGGCCGAAGCTTTCCAGCACCTGGCGCACTTCCTCGCGGATCACCTCCGGTGAGGCGTACAGCACGGCCGGGTCGAGGTTGCCCTGCAGGGCGACCCGATCGCCGACCCGGGCCCGCGCCTCGGCGAGGTCCGTGGTCCAGTCCACGCCCAACGCATCGCAACCCGTGTCCGCCATGGCTTCCAGCCAGGGCCCGCCGCCCTTGGTGAACAGCACGACGGGCACCTTGCGGCCTTCGGCCTCGCGCGTCACGCCGTCGACGATGCGCTGCATGTAGTCGAGCGAGAAGGTGTGATAGGTCTTGGGGGTGAGGATGCTGCCCCAGGTGTCGAACACCATCACGGCCTGGGCTCCGGCGGCCACCTGCGCGTTCAGGTAATCCAGCGTGGTGCGCGTGACGCGCTCCAGCAGCGAGTGCAGCAACTCCGGCTTGTCGTAAAGCATGCCCTTGATGCGGCTGAAGTTCTTGCTGGTGCCGCCTTCGACCATGTAGGTCGCGACGGTCCACGGGCTGCCCGAGAAGCCGATCAGGGGCACGCGGCCGTCGAGTTCGCGGCGGATGGTCCGCACCGCGTCCATGACGTAGCGCAGTTCGCTCTCCATGTCGGGCGTCGCCAGGGCCGCCACGTCCGCTGCAGTCTGGATGGTGCGCTCGAAACGCGGGCCTTCGCCCCCTTCGAAATACAGGCCCAGGCCCATGGCATCCGGCACCGTGAGGATATCGGAGAACAGGATCGCGGCGTCCAGCGGATAGCGCTCCAGCGGCTGCAGCGTGACTTCGCAGGCGAGATCCGGCGCCTTGCACAGTTTC
It contains:
- the hemE gene encoding uroporphyrinogen decarboxylase — translated: MTVELKNDRFLRALSRQPVDRTPVWMMRQAGRYLPEYRATRAQAGSFVKLCKAPDLACEVTLQPLERYPLDAAILFSDILTVPDAMGLGLYFEGGEGPRFERTIQTAADVAALATPDMESELRYVMDAVRTIRRELDGRVPLIGFSGSPWTVATYMVEGGTSKNFSRIKGMLYDKPELLHSLLERVTRTTLDYLNAQVAAGAQAVMVFDTWGSILTPKTYHTFSLDYMQRIVDGVTREAEGRKVPVVLFTKGGGPWLEAMADTGCDALGVDWTTDLAEARARVGDRVALQGNLDPAVLYASPEVIREEVRQVLESFGHGPGHVFNLGHGIHPEVKPEHAGAMIEAVVELSPAYHR